In one Cupriavidus taiwanensis genomic region, the following are encoded:
- a CDS encoding DUF5594 family protein, with the protein MTTDFFARFEAECLPRIADAIGQQHRRLQLHPLPAEAPGHAPRLRVTGDGPPELRRHPYALDITLAWNGLEVQRLFAAGGEARFAGYLAALPSKLRAWQEPRGIDFRSLSQADPQILIGGLDFEH; encoded by the coding sequence TTGACCACTGACTTCTTTGCCCGCTTTGAAGCCGAATGCCTGCCGCGCATCGCCGACGCGATCGGCCAGCAACACCGGCGCTTGCAACTGCACCCCTTGCCGGCCGAAGCGCCGGGGCATGCGCCGCGCTTGCGCGTGACCGGAGACGGCCCGCCCGAACTGCGGCGCCATCCGTATGCGCTCGATATCACGCTGGCGTGGAACGGGCTGGAAGTGCAGCGCCTGTTCGCGGCGGGCGGCGAGGCGCGCTTTGCCGGCTACCTGGCGGCGCTGCCGTCCAAGCTGCGGGCGTGGCAGGAGCCGCGCGGCATCGACTTCCGCTCGCTGTCGCAGGCCGACCCGCAGATCCTGATCGGCGGGCTCGATTTCGAACACTGA
- a CDS encoding lytic transglycosylase domain-containing protein — MSGWKTLHLPGIGRALQVRLRQPVPGVSRALQVRLAHPVAGRALRGGRTTLKYALNSLGVVAVVSAVSLSVSQEWRTTLAALLAGDEAPAVLVRAAVAAPAHAGPAASAANGPAVASAVPPSTADVAVARFGYGAGTGRGGKLGLPTVSGVDEWSLAANTKVPSVAHLAAQIPVTRVAMDARSTGATLGSAREQAAVADYIARKYRVAAQATAQLVKAAYLTGREVGIDPLLILGVIAIESSFNPYAESGVGAQGLMQVMTKVHQDKYEAVGGVSAALNPYANIKIGALVLKDCIARAGSLEGGLKYYVGATTATDGGYGAKVLAERARLRQLIGVRNAPANAGKPATEDKAPVEHAPTEKLEANNGPHNA; from the coding sequence ATGAGCGGTTGGAAAACCCTTCATCTTCCCGGCATCGGGCGGGCCCTGCAGGTCCGCCTCCGACAGCCGGTACCCGGAGTGAGTCGGGCATTGCAGGTCCGTCTCGCGCATCCGGTCGCGGGCCGCGCGTTGCGCGGCGGCCGCACGACGCTGAAGTACGCCCTGAACAGCCTGGGCGTGGTGGCGGTGGTTTCGGCGGTGTCGCTGTCGGTGAGCCAGGAATGGCGCACCACACTGGCCGCCTTGCTGGCCGGCGACGAAGCGCCCGCGGTGCTGGTGCGCGCCGCCGTGGCAGCACCCGCGCATGCCGGCCCGGCCGCCAGCGCTGCCAACGGCCCGGCCGTAGCCAGCGCCGTCCCGCCGAGCACGGCGGACGTCGCGGTGGCCAGGTTCGGCTATGGCGCGGGCACTGGCCGCGGCGGCAAGCTGGGCCTGCCGACTGTGTCGGGCGTCGACGAATGGAGCCTGGCGGCCAATACCAAGGTGCCGTCGGTCGCGCACCTGGCCGCGCAGATCCCGGTGACGCGCGTGGCCATGGACGCCCGCAGCACCGGTGCGACGCTCGGCAGCGCGCGCGAGCAGGCCGCCGTGGCGGACTATATCGCCCGCAAGTACCGCGTGGCGGCGCAGGCCACCGCGCAGCTGGTCAAGGCGGCTTACCTGACCGGGCGCGAGGTCGGCATCGACCCGCTGCTGATTTTGGGGGTGATCGCGATCGAGTCCAGCTTCAACCCGTACGCCGAAAGCGGCGTGGGCGCGCAGGGCCTGATGCAGGTCATGACCAAGGTCCACCAGGACAAGTACGAAGCCGTCGGCGGCGTGTCCGCGGCGCTGAACCCGTACGCCAACATCAAGATCGGCGCGCTGGTGCTCAAGGACTGCATCGCCCGCGCCGGCTCGCTCGAGGGCGGCCTGAAGTACTACGTCGGCGCCACCACGGCCACCGATGGCGGCTACGGCGCCAAGGTGCTGGCCGAGCGCGCCCGCCTGCGCCAGCTGATCGGCGTGCGCAACGCGCCCGCCAACGCCGGCAAGCCTGCCACCGAGGACAAGGCGCCGGTCGAGCACGCTCCGACCGAGAAGCTGGAAGCCAACAACGGCCCGCACAACGCCTGA
- a CDS encoding aldose epimerase — MHHPPTEDFQGQPLVRIGQADSYLLLAPQHGARLVRWVHRGHDLLYWPDAADWSRPAKIRGGNPLLFPFIGRHFVDGTPGQWRDASGTVHTLAQHGFARDLPFEVSAVDTRTAITMTLRDSEATRAGYPFAFVFDVIYALLPDGLEVTLRTANPGPQRLPCYPGHHFYFALPHAQRAAASLALPATARLRQLLDGSPAGAESGESTYQLDDPRLQDTFHVFRASPAAELAMPDRRIRFELDLPGSAPWHAVTTWSESEASDFYCVEPWVGLPDAIHHGQGLRWLEPGQSESAVCRLRVAA; from the coding sequence ATGCACCATCCGCCAACCGAGGACTTCCAGGGCCAGCCGCTGGTGCGGATCGGCCAGGCCGATTCCTACCTGCTGCTGGCGCCGCAACATGGCGCGCGCCTGGTCCGCTGGGTGCACCGCGGGCACGACCTGCTGTACTGGCCCGACGCCGCCGACTGGAGCCGCCCGGCCAAGATCCGTGGCGGCAACCCGCTGCTGTTCCCGTTTATCGGGCGGCATTTTGTCGACGGCACGCCTGGGCAGTGGCGTGACGCCAGCGGGACGGTCCACACGCTCGCACAGCATGGCTTTGCGCGCGACCTGCCGTTCGAGGTCAGCGCCGTCGACACCCGCACCGCCATCACCATGACGCTGCGCGACAGCGAGGCCACGCGCGCCGGCTATCCGTTTGCCTTCGTGTTCGACGTGATCTACGCCTTGCTGCCCGACGGCCTGGAGGTGACGCTGCGCACCGCCAACCCCGGCCCGCAACGCCTGCCGTGTTATCCGGGCCACCACTTCTATTTCGCCCTGCCTCACGCCCAGCGCGCCGCGGCGTCGCTGGCGTTGCCCGCCACCGCGCGCCTGCGCCAGCTACTCGATGGCAGCCCCGCAGGGGCCGAATCCGGCGAGTCGACCTACCAGCTCGACGATCCACGGCTGCAGGACACGTTCCACGTCTTCCGCGCCAGCCCCGCGGCCGAACTGGCCATGCCGGACCGCCGTATCCGCTTCGAGCTGGACCTGCCCGGCAGTGCGCCCTGGCATGCCGTGACCACGTGGTCCGAGAGCGAGGCCTCTGACTTCTATTGCGTCGAACCGTGGGTGGGACTGCCCGATGCCATCCACCATGGCCAGGGCTTGCGCTGGCTCGAGCCGGGCCAGAGCGAAAGCGCGGTGTGCCGGCTGCGCGTCGCCGCCTGA
- a CDS encoding efflux RND transporter permease subunit, protein MFSIIGFIMLMGLVTKNAILLVDFANQARAGDVDGTYGRAPLSREAALVEAARVRLRPILMTTLAMIFGMVPLAFSLGEGAEQRAPMGQTVIGGIITSSILTLVVVPVIYTYLDDFGAWLHRLWLGKPRNGTTAPAAGPVPGGTGRPAAGDHAAPGGASAE, encoded by the coding sequence ATGTTCTCGATCATCGGTTTCATCATGCTGATGGGGCTGGTGACCAAGAATGCGATCCTGCTGGTGGACTTCGCCAACCAGGCGCGCGCGGGCGATGTGGACGGCACCTACGGGCGCGCGCCGCTGTCGCGAGAGGCCGCGCTGGTCGAAGCCGCGCGCGTGCGCCTGCGCCCGATCCTGATGACGACGCTGGCGATGATCTTCGGCATGGTGCCGCTGGCCTTCAGCCTGGGCGAGGGCGCGGAGCAGCGCGCGCCGATGGGGCAGACCGTGATCGGCGGCATCATCACGTCGTCGATCCTGACGCTGGTGGTGGTGCCGGTAATCTATACGTACCTCGATGATTTCGGCGCGTGGCTGCACCGGCTGTGGCTGGGCAAGCCGCGTAACGGGACGACAGCGCCCGCAGCAGGCCCGGTGCCGGGCGGGACCGGCCGGCCCGCGGCGGGCGACCATGCGGCCCCCGGCGGAGCCAGCGCCGAATGA
- a CDS encoding pyridoxal phosphate-dependent aminotransferase, translated as MDLQHLATASRLANIDAFHVMELAKQAAALERAGRHIVHMGIGEPDFTAAEPVVRAAEAAMRRGVTQYTGALGIHPLREAIAGHYKAAYGVDLPARRVIVTAGASGALLLACAVLVEIGAEVLMPDPSYPCNRHFVAAFDGVARMIPSGPAERFQLTAAQVEANWGEHTRGVLLASPSNPTGTSILPDELARILQAVRARHGFAILDEIYQGLSYDAAPVSALSLDPNVVTVNSFSKYFNMTGWRLGWLVVPEALVEAFEKVAQNLFICASAVAQYAALACFTPEALAIYDERKAEFRRRRDLIVPALESLGLRVPVRPDGAFYVYADCRGVNHPAAGDADRLTQSMLHDAGVVMVPGQDFGPHTARDYIRISYATSRENIEEAMARLARLFR; from the coding sequence ATGGACCTGCAGCACCTGGCCACCGCCTCCCGCCTCGCCAACATCGACGCCTTCCATGTGATGGAGCTGGCCAAGCAGGCCGCCGCGCTGGAGCGCGCCGGCCGCCATATCGTGCACATGGGCATCGGCGAGCCGGACTTCACCGCCGCCGAGCCGGTGGTGCGCGCGGCCGAAGCCGCGATGCGCCGCGGCGTCACCCAGTACACCGGTGCACTCGGCATCCATCCGCTGCGCGAAGCCATCGCCGGCCATTACAAGGCCGCCTACGGCGTGGACCTCCCGGCGCGGCGCGTGATCGTCACCGCCGGCGCCTCGGGCGCGCTGCTGCTGGCGTGCGCGGTGCTGGTCGAGATCGGCGCCGAGGTGCTGATGCCGGACCCGAGCTACCCGTGCAACCGCCACTTCGTCGCCGCCTTCGACGGCGTCGCGCGCATGATCCCGAGCGGCCCGGCCGAGCGCTTCCAGCTGACCGCGGCGCAGGTCGAGGCCAACTGGGGCGAACACACCCGCGGCGTGCTGCTGGCCTCGCCGTCCAACCCGACCGGCACCTCGATCCTGCCCGACGAACTTGCGCGGATCCTGCAGGCGGTGCGCGCACGCCACGGCTTCGCCATCCTCGACGAGATCTACCAGGGCCTGTCCTACGATGCCGCGCCGGTGTCGGCGCTGAGCCTGGACCCGAACGTGGTCACGGTGAACAGCTTCTCGAAGTACTTCAACATGACCGGCTGGCGCCTGGGCTGGCTGGTGGTGCCGGAGGCGCTGGTCGAGGCCTTCGAGAAGGTCGCGCAGAACCTGTTCATCTGCGCCTCGGCGGTGGCGCAGTACGCCGCGCTGGCGTGCTTCACGCCCGAGGCGCTGGCCATCTACGACGAGCGCAAGGCCGAATTCCGGCGCCGCCGCGACCTGATCGTGCCGGCGCTGGAGTCGCTGGGCCTGCGCGTGCCGGTGCGCCCTGACGGCGCCTTCTATGTGTATGCGGACTGCCGCGGCGTCAACCATCCGGCCGCCGGCGACGCCGACCGCCTGACGCAGTCGATGCTGCACGATGCCGGCGTGGTGATGGTGCCGGGGCAGGACTTCGGCCCGCATACGGCCAGGGACTACATCCGGATCTCTTATGCGACCTCGCGCGAGAACATCGAAGAGGCGATGGCGCGGCTGGCGCGGCTGTTCCGCTGA
- a CDS encoding undecaprenyl-diphosphate phosphatase — translation MEIALALKAVILGIVEGLTEFLPISSTGHLILAGQLLDFNDEKGKIFEIVIQFGAILAVCWEFRARIGKVVRGLRDDPLSQRFAANVVIASVPAIVLAFIFGKWIKAHLFNPISVALAFIVGGVVILLAEWRDARRGTVSHPQGNALLEAAKAGAPRIESVDDLNWRDALKVGLAQCFALVPGTSRSGATIIGGMLFGLSRQVATEFSFFLAIPVIFGATVYELYKARALLEGDDLGIFAVGFVFAFLSAFLCVRWLLRFVATHDFKPFAWYRIAFGIVVLLTAYTGLVSWHA, via the coding sequence ATGGAAATCGCACTAGCGCTGAAGGCCGTGATCCTCGGCATCGTCGAAGGCCTGACCGAGTTTCTTCCCATTTCCAGCACCGGCCACCTGATCCTGGCCGGCCAGCTGCTCGACTTCAACGACGAGAAGGGCAAGATCTTCGAGATCGTGATCCAGTTCGGCGCCATCCTGGCGGTGTGCTGGGAGTTCCGCGCGCGCATCGGCAAGGTGGTGCGCGGCCTGCGCGACGACCCGCTGTCGCAGCGCTTCGCCGCCAACGTGGTGATCGCGTCGGTGCCGGCGATCGTGCTGGCGTTTATCTTCGGCAAATGGATCAAGGCCCACCTGTTCAACCCGATCTCGGTGGCGCTGGCCTTTATCGTCGGCGGCGTGGTGATCCTGCTGGCCGAATGGCGCGACGCGCGCCGCGGCACGGTCTCGCATCCGCAGGGCAATGCGCTGCTGGAAGCCGCCAAGGCCGGCGCGCCGCGCATCGAGTCGGTCGACGACCTGAACTGGCGCGATGCGCTCAAGGTGGGGCTGGCGCAGTGCTTCGCGCTGGTGCCGGGCACCTCGCGCTCCGGTGCCACCATCATCGGCGGCATGCTGTTCGGGCTGTCGCGGCAGGTGGCCACCGAGTTCTCGTTCTTCCTGGCGATCCCGGTGATCTTCGGCGCCACCGTCTACGAACTCTACAAGGCGCGCGCGCTGCTGGAAGGCGACGATCTCGGCATCTTCGCGGTCGGCTTCGTCTTTGCCTTCCTGTCCGCCTTCCTGTGCGTGCGCTGGCTGCTGCGTTTCGTCGCCACGCACGACTTCAAGCCGTTCGCGTGGTACCGCATCGCCTTCGGCATCGTGGTGCTGCTGACCGCGTACACCGGCCTGGTGTCCTGGCACGCCTGA
- a CDS encoding DUF1439 domain-containing protein has product MIRTTRRRWLAAAAAATLAVGLAACGAFRSEYTFSQSQLQPALERKFPFNKRYMELFDIQLTNPQLTLDAVRNRVNVQFDATIDNKLFFSQALSGRFALDSGLRYDEPTRSVVLQDPEVRRFDVQGMPAQFSRQLNALGGILAEQLLQGYPLYTFREDQLRVAGTHVEPGTITVLPDGINVKINRP; this is encoded by the coding sequence ATGATCCGGACTACCCGACGGCGCTGGCTGGCCGCTGCCGCCGCGGCAACCCTGGCCGTGGGCCTGGCCGCCTGCGGCGCCTTCCGCAGCGAGTACACGTTCTCGCAAAGCCAGCTGCAGCCGGCACTGGAGCGCAAGTTCCCGTTCAACAAGCGCTACATGGAGCTGTTCGACATCCAGCTGACCAACCCGCAGCTGACGCTGGACGCCGTGCGCAACCGCGTCAACGTGCAGTTCGACGCCACCATCGACAACAAGCTGTTCTTCAGCCAGGCCCTGAGCGGCCGCTTCGCGCTGGACAGCGGGCTGCGCTACGACGAGCCCACGCGTTCGGTGGTGCTGCAGGATCCGGAGGTCAGGCGCTTCGACGTGCAGGGCATGCCCGCGCAGTTCTCGCGCCAGCTCAATGCGCTGGGCGGCATCCTGGCCGAGCAGCTGTTGCAGGGCTATCCGCTCTATACCTTCCGCGAAGACCAGCTGCGTGTTGCCGGCACGCACGTCGAGCCCGGTACAATCACCGTTTTGCCTGACGGCATCAACGTCAAGATCAACCGCCCCTGA
- the trmB gene encoding tRNA (guanosine(46)-N7)-methyltransferase TrmB, whose translation MLPQDPSTGPADDAAPASAPSPADPEGVAHPRRIRSFVRRAGRTSTGQQRAIDEVGPRMMVPYAPQPLDWEATFGRRAPSILEIGFGMGETTAHIAGLRPQDNFLGCEVHEPGVGALLKLIDERGLSNVRILQHDAVEVIAHMLTDACLDGVHIYFPDPWHKKRHNKRRLVQPPLVKLLAARLKPGGYIHCATDWEEYAHQMVEVLSAEPLLENTAAATDGFAERPDYRPVTKFERRGVRLGHGVWDVVFRKRA comes from the coding sequence ATGCTTCCCCAAGACCCCAGCACCGGGCCGGCCGACGACGCCGCGCCAGCGTCCGCCCCCTCTCCTGCCGATCCTGAAGGCGTTGCGCATCCGCGCCGGATCCGTTCGTTCGTGCGCCGCGCGGGCCGGACTTCGACGGGGCAGCAACGTGCCATCGACGAGGTCGGGCCGCGCATGATGGTGCCGTACGCGCCGCAGCCGCTGGACTGGGAGGCGACCTTTGGCCGCCGGGCGCCGTCGATCCTGGAGATCGGCTTCGGCATGGGCGAGACCACCGCGCATATCGCCGGCCTGCGGCCGCAGGACAACTTCCTCGGCTGCGAGGTGCATGAGCCGGGCGTGGGCGCGCTGCTCAAGCTGATCGACGAGCGCGGCCTGTCCAATGTGCGCATCCTGCAGCACGACGCGGTGGAAGTGATCGCGCATATGCTGACCGACGCTTGCCTCGACGGCGTGCACATCTACTTTCCGGACCCGTGGCACAAGAAGCGCCACAACAAGCGCCGGCTGGTGCAGCCGCCGCTGGTTAAACTGCTGGCCGCTCGCCTGAAGCCGGGCGGCTATATCCACTGCGCCACCGACTGGGAAGAGTACGCGCACCAGATGGTGGAAGTGCTGTCGGCCGAGCCGCTGCTGGAAAACACCGCGGCGGCGACGGATGGCTTTGCCGAGCGGCCCGATTACCGCCCCGTGACCAAGTTCGAGCGGCGTGGCGTGCGGCTCGGGCACGGCGTGTGGGACGTGGTGTTCCGCAAGCGCGCCTGA
- a CDS encoding acetoacetate--CoA ligase: protein MSTAAPLAEGNLMWTPSEAFRERSQIAQFMRWLRTERGLAFDDYDSLWQWSVTELEAFWDAVRAYFDVRFDTPATQVLDRRTMPGARWFDGATLNYVQQVFRHAGTGAARERTAIRYAGEAQPLADISWHALEAQVASLAHALRQMGVQRGDRVAGYLPNIPATVVAFLATASLGGVWSGCAPDMGQVAVVDRFRQIAPKVLIAVDGYRYGGKAYDRAPVLAELVAALPSLTDLVLVPQTGSGAAAPAGVRVHAWQQALAHDVPLAIEPVPFDHPLWIVYSSGTTGMPKPIVHGHGGIVIEQLKLMAFHNNLGPDDVFHWYSSSGWIMWNAQVAGLLLGTTIALYDGNPAWPDAGVLWRFVDDAGVTLFGAGAAFFTNCMKAGIEPARIADVSRLRGLGSTGSPLPVEAYDWIYRHVREDIWLVPMSGGTDFAGSFVAGCPLLPVSSGEMQCRCLGAKVEAFDDHGQPLVDAVGELVCTEPMPSMPLYLWGDTDGKRYRDSYFDTYPGAWRHGDWIKITKRGGAVIYGRSDATINRHGIRMGTSELYRVVEDLPEVLDSMVVDLEYLGRESYMPLFVVLREGVVLDDALRDTLRARIRSALSSRHVPNEIVQAPGVPRTLSGKKMEVPIKKLLLGHAPQGIANRDAMANPDTLDWYFDYAARFLEARQAESATN, encoded by the coding sequence ATGAGCACCGCCGCCCCGCTCGCCGAAGGGAACCTGATGTGGACGCCGTCCGAGGCATTCCGCGAGCGCAGCCAGATCGCGCAGTTCATGCGCTGGCTGCGCACCGAACGCGGCCTGGCCTTCGACGACTACGACAGCCTGTGGCAATGGTCGGTCACCGAACTGGAAGCCTTCTGGGACGCGGTGCGCGCCTACTTCGACGTGCGCTTCGACACCCCGGCCACGCAAGTGCTGGACCGGCGCACCATGCCGGGCGCGCGCTGGTTCGACGGCGCCACGCTGAACTACGTGCAGCAGGTGTTCCGCCACGCCGGCACGGGCGCGGCCCGCGAGCGTACCGCCATCCGCTACGCGGGCGAGGCGCAGCCGCTGGCCGACATCAGCTGGCACGCGCTCGAAGCCCAGGTCGCCTCGCTCGCGCATGCGCTGCGCCAGATGGGCGTGCAGCGCGGCGACCGCGTCGCCGGCTACCTGCCCAATATCCCCGCCACCGTGGTCGCCTTCCTGGCCACCGCCAGCCTGGGCGGGGTCTGGTCCGGCTGCGCGCCGGACATGGGCCAGGTGGCAGTGGTCGACCGCTTCCGCCAGATCGCGCCCAAGGTGCTGATCGCCGTCGACGGCTACCGCTACGGCGGCAAGGCCTACGACCGCGCGCCGGTGCTGGCCGAGCTGGTCGCCGCCCTGCCCTCGCTGACCGACCTGGTGCTGGTGCCGCAAACCGGCAGCGGCGCCGCGGCGCCCGCCGGCGTGCGCGTCCATGCCTGGCAGCAGGCGCTGGCGCACGACGTGCCGCTGGCGATCGAGCCGGTGCCGTTCGACCATCCGCTGTGGATCGTCTATTCGTCCGGCACCACCGGCATGCCCAAGCCGATCGTGCACGGCCATGGCGGCATCGTCATCGAGCAGCTCAAGCTGATGGCGTTCCACAACAACCTCGGCCCGGACGACGTGTTCCACTGGTACAGCAGCAGCGGCTGGATCATGTGGAATGCGCAGGTGGCCGGGCTGCTGCTGGGCACCACCATCGCGCTCTACGACGGCAACCCGGCCTGGCCCGACGCCGGCGTGCTGTGGCGCTTTGTCGACGATGCCGGCGTGACCCTGTTCGGCGCCGGCGCGGCGTTCTTCACCAACTGCATGAAGGCCGGCATCGAGCCGGCGCGCATCGCCGACGTGTCGCGCCTGCGTGGACTGGGCTCGACTGGCTCGCCGCTGCCGGTCGAGGCCTACGACTGGATTTACCGCCATGTGCGCGAAGACATCTGGCTGGTGCCGATGTCGGGCGGCACCGACTTCGCCGGCTCGTTCGTCGCCGGCTGCCCGCTGCTACCGGTCTCTTCCGGCGAGATGCAGTGCCGTTGCCTGGGCGCGAAGGTGGAAGCCTTCGATGACCACGGCCAGCCGCTGGTCGACGCGGTCGGCGAGCTGGTCTGCACCGAGCCGATGCCGTCGATGCCGCTCTACCTGTGGGGCGACACCGACGGCAAGCGCTACCGCGACAGCTATTTCGACACCTACCCGGGCGCGTGGCGGCATGGCGACTGGATCAAGATCACCAAACGCGGCGGCGCGGTGATCTACGGGCGTTCCGACGCCACCATCAACCGCCACGGCATCCGCATGGGCACCAGCGAGCTGTACCGCGTGGTCGAAGACCTGCCCGAAGTGCTCGACAGCATGGTGGTCGACCTGGAATACCTGGGCCGCGAATCGTATATGCCGCTGTTCGTGGTGCTGCGCGAAGGCGTGGTGCTCGACGACGCGCTGCGCGACACCTTGCGCGCGCGCATCCGCAGCGCGCTGTCGTCGCGCCACGTGCCCAACGAGATCGTGCAGGCGCCCGGCGTGCCGCGCACGCTGTCGGGCAAGAAGATGGAGGTGCCGATCAAGAAGCTGCTGCTGGGCCACGCGCCGCAGGGCATCGCCAACCGCGACGCCATGGCCAACCCCGACACGCTCGACTGGTACTTCGACTATGCCGCGCGCTTCCTCGAGGCGCGCCAGGCCGAGTCGGCCACGAACTGA
- the ubiD gene encoding 4-hydroxy-3-polyprenylbenzoate decarboxylase produces MQYKDLRDFIGQLENLGELQRIARPVSPNLEMTEICDRLLRAGGPAVVFEQPAGAPHGDIYSVPVLANLFGTTRRVAFGMGAESMEDLRDIGRVLSALKEPEPPRGLREAGKLFTLAKSVWDMAPKRVSSPACQEVVWEGNDVDLARLPIQTCWPGDAAPLITWGLVVTKGPHKKRQNLGIYRQQVIGRNQVIMRWLAHRGGALDFREHALANPGKPFPIAVALGADPATILGAVTPVPDTLSEYQFAGLLRGSRTALAGCLTPTLSELSVPASAEIVLEGHIQPDPSHPSGYQHALEGPFGDHTGYYNEQDWFPVFTIDRITMRRDPIYHSTYTGKPPDEPAVLGVALNEVFVPLLQKQFPEITDFYLPPEGCSYRMALVRMKKQYAGHAKRVMFGVWSFLRQFMYTKFIVVVDDDVDVRDWKEVIWAITTRVDPSRDTVLVDNTPIDYLDFASPVSGLGSKMGIDATDKWPGETTREWGTPIAMDAAVKARVDTLWETLFERPGAR; encoded by the coding sequence ATGCAATACAAAGACTTGCGCGATTTCATCGGCCAGCTCGAAAACCTTGGCGAGCTGCAGCGCATCGCCCGGCCGGTGTCGCCCAACCTGGAAATGACCGAAATCTGCGACCGCCTGCTGCGCGCCGGCGGTCCCGCGGTCGTCTTCGAGCAACCTGCGGGTGCTCCCCATGGCGACATCTATAGCGTGCCGGTGCTGGCCAATCTGTTCGGCACGACACGCAGAGTCGCATTTGGCATGGGCGCCGAATCGATGGAAGACCTGCGCGACATCGGCCGGGTGCTGTCGGCGCTGAAGGAGCCGGAGCCGCCGCGCGGGCTGCGCGAGGCCGGCAAGCTGTTCACCCTGGCCAAGTCGGTATGGGACATGGCGCCCAAGCGCGTCAGCAGCCCGGCGTGCCAGGAGGTGGTGTGGGAAGGCAACGACGTCGACCTGGCGCGCCTGCCGATCCAGACCTGCTGGCCCGGCGACGCTGCCCCGCTGATCACCTGGGGACTGGTGGTGACCAAGGGCCCGCACAAGAAGCGCCAGAACCTGGGCATCTACCGCCAGCAGGTGATCGGCCGCAACCAGGTCATCATGCGCTGGCTGGCGCATCGCGGCGGCGCGCTCGATTTCCGCGAGCATGCGCTGGCCAACCCCGGCAAGCCGTTCCCGATCGCGGTGGCGCTGGGCGCCGACCCCGCCACCATCCTGGGCGCGGTGACACCGGTGCCCGATACGCTGTCCGAATACCAGTTCGCCGGGCTGCTGCGCGGCAGCCGCACCGCGCTGGCGGGCTGCCTGACGCCGACGCTGTCGGAGCTGAGCGTGCCGGCCTCGGCCGAGATCGTGCTGGAAGGCCATATCCAGCCCGACCCGAGCCACCCGTCCGGCTACCAGCATGCGCTGGAGGGCCCGTTCGGCGACCACACCGGCTACTACAACGAGCAGGACTGGTTCCCGGTCTTCACCATCGACCGCATCACCATGCGGCGCGACCCGATCTACCACTCCACCTACACCGGCAAGCCGCCCGATGAGCCCGCCGTGCTGGGCGTGGCGCTGAACGAGGTGTTCGTGCCGCTGCTGCAGAAGCAGTTCCCGGAGATCACCGACTTCTACCTGCCACCCGAGGGCTGCAGCTATCGCATGGCGCTGGTGCGCATGAAGAAGCAGTACGCCGGCCATGCCAAGCGCGTGATGTTCGGCGTGTGGAGCTTCCTGCGCCAGTTCATGTATACGAAGTTCATCGTGGTGGTCGACGACGATGTCGACGTGCGCGACTGGAAGGAAGTGATCTGGGCCATCACCACCCGCGTCGACCCCAGCCGCGACACGGTGCTGGTCGACAATACCCCGATCGATTACCTCGACTTCGCCTCGCCGGTGTCGGGCCTCGGTTCCAAGATGGGCATCGATGCCACCGACAAATGGCCCGGCGAGACCACGCGCGAATGGGGCACGCCGATCGCCATGGACGCGGCGGTCAAGGCCAGGGTCGACACCCTGTGGGAAACGCTGTTCGAGCGTCCCGGCGCCCGGTGA
- a CDS encoding YkgJ family cysteine cluster protein produces MSCRSDLSCRAGCGACCIAPSIASPLPGMPDGKPAGVPCAQLLPDMRCAVFGSLERPAFCGGLKPSAEMCGDSREAALQWLTRLEILTAPQAHA; encoded by the coding sequence ATGAGTTGCCGGTCCGACCTTTCCTGCCGCGCGGGTTGCGGCGCCTGCTGTATCGCGCCGTCGATCGCCTCGCCGCTGCCCGGCATGCCGGACGGCAAGCCGGCGGGCGTGCCGTGCGCGCAGTTGCTGCCGGACATGCGCTGCGCGGTATTCGGCAGCCTGGAGCGGCCCGCGTTCTGCGGCGGCCTGAAACCGTCGGCCGAGATGTGCGGCGATTCCCGCGAGGCCGCGCTGCAATGGCTGACCCGGCTCGAGATCCTGACCGCGCCGCAAGCGCACGCCTGA